The Anabaena sp. WA102 genome contains a region encoding:
- the lipA gene encoding lipoyl synthase, protein MTVKPDWLRVKAPQWERVGNVKEILRDLALNTVCEEASCPNIGECFNAGTATFLIMGPACTRACPYCDIDFEKKPQALDPTEPTRLAKAVERMQLNHVVITSVNRDDLPDGGASQFVHCINAIHEVSPHTTIEVLIPDLCGNWQALEIILQGKPEVINHNTETIPRLYRRVRPQGDYERTMELLQRSRQISPSTYTKSGIMVGLGETDAEIRQVMEDLRKVDCDILTIGQYLQPSQKHLQVSNFVTPEQFAAWQTFGEELGFLQVVSSPLTRSSYHAEQVRELMKRYPR, encoded by the coding sequence GTGACTGTAAAACCAGACTGGTTGAGAGTGAAAGCACCTCAATGGGAGCGTGTTGGTAACGTTAAGGAGATTTTACGGGATTTAGCCCTGAATACTGTTTGCGAAGAAGCTTCCTGTCCCAATATTGGGGAATGCTTTAACGCGGGTACTGCCACATTTCTGATTATGGGTCCAGCTTGCACCAGGGCTTGTCCTTATTGTGATATTGACTTTGAAAAGAAACCCCAAGCATTAGATCCCACCGAACCCACAAGACTAGCGAAAGCAGTGGAACGGATGCAGCTTAATCACGTCGTGATTACTTCCGTCAACCGAGATGATTTACCAGATGGTGGTGCATCTCAGTTTGTTCACTGTATTAATGCTATTCATGAAGTTTCGCCTCATACTACTATTGAAGTATTAATTCCCGATTTATGCGGTAATTGGCAAGCTTTAGAAATAATTCTGCAAGGGAAACCAGAAGTAATTAACCACAATACAGAAACCATTCCTCGCTTGTATCGCCGTGTGCGTCCCCAGGGAGATTATGAGCGGACAATGGAATTATTACAACGTTCTCGCCAAATTTCTCCCAGCACTTACACTAAATCTGGTATCATGGTCGGCTTAGGTGAAACAGATGCGGAAATTCGCCAAGTTATGGAAGACCTACGAAAAGTAGATTGTGATATTTTGACAATTGGGCAATATCTCCAACCCAGTCAAAAACACTTACAAGTATCTAACTTCGTAACACCAGAACAATTTGCAGCATGGCAAACTTTTGGCGAAGAACTAGGATTTTTACAAGTTGTTTCTTCACCATTGACAAGAAGCTCCTATCATGCAGAGCAAGTCAGAGAATTAATGAAACGTTATCCCAGATAG
- a CDS encoding MerR family transcriptional regulator, whose product MQEKFFTSKEAAQITGCTLRQIQYWREKGIVVPVIGDTGTGRSIYYSRSNLVELAALVYWLSTGISFDIACETLKQLKEQEPELFISGQGKRFMLLLSQDDSLSLVEFDRKRAIASLDEGKAVIPVWLDVIYQGLASKLPR is encoded by the coding sequence ATGCAAGAAAAATTTTTCACAAGTAAGGAAGCGGCTCAAATTACAGGTTGTACTCTCCGCCAGATTCAGTATTGGCGAGAGAAGGGGATTGTTGTGCCTGTGATTGGTGATACGGGAACAGGACGCAGTATTTATTACTCCAGGTCTAATCTGGTGGAACTGGCTGCTTTGGTATATTGGCTGTCTACGGGGATAAGTTTTGATATTGCCTGTGAAACGCTGAAACAACTGAAGGAACAAGAACCGGAGTTGTTTATTTCGGGTCAGGGTAAGCGGTTTATGTTGTTGTTATCACAGGATGATTCGCTTTCTTTGGTAGAATTTGACAGGAAAAGAGCGATCGCATCCCTGGATGAAGGTAAGGCTGTGATTCCTGTATGGTTAGATGTTATTTATCAGGGGTTAGCAAGCAAGTTACCAAGGTAG
- a CDS encoding NAD(P)H-dependent glycerol-3-phosphate dehydrogenase, with protein MTNSKIQNLKSVVILGGGAWGTALAKLAAINGNQVHLWSRSDSQPLEKVLEDKNAQVILSAISMKGVRDVASMVQSCPLSSQTIFVTATKGLEPHTTSTPSQIWQAAFPNSPVVVLSGPNLSQEIAQELPAATVVASKNTNAAQTVQLVFSSSRFRVYTNPDPVGVELGGTLKNVIAIAAGVCDGLHLGTNAKAALVTRGLTEMVRIGQTLGAKTETFYGLSGLGDLLATCNSPLSRNYQVGYQLANGKTLPGVMANLPGTAEGVNTCRVLMEIAQQQGIAIPITEQVYQLLEGEVTPRLALDKLMLRDIKPEFDNFPTEQIW; from the coding sequence ATGACCAATTCCAAAATCCAAAATTTAAAATCTGTCGTTATTCTTGGTGGGGGTGCTTGGGGTACAGCCTTGGCTAAATTAGCAGCAATTAATGGTAATCAGGTGCATTTATGGTCACGTTCTGACTCGCAACCTCTAGAAAAAGTATTAGAGGATAAAAATGCTCAAGTTATCTTGTCGGCTATTTCCATGAAAGGGGTGAGAGATGTGGCTTCTATGGTGCAGTCTTGTCCCTTATCTTCACAAACAATCTTTGTGACTGCAACTAAGGGACTAGAACCACATACTACGTCTACACCGTCGCAAATTTGGCAAGCAGCTTTTCCTAATTCTCCTGTTGTGGTTTTATCAGGTCCGAATTTGTCTCAGGAAATTGCCCAGGAATTACCAGCAGCAACGGTAGTAGCGAGTAAAAATACTAATGCTGCCCAAACAGTCCAATTGGTATTTTCCTCCAGTCGCTTTCGTGTTTATACTAACCCTGACCCTGTGGGCGTAGAATTAGGGGGAACACTGAAAAATGTGATAGCGATCGCCGCAGGTGTATGTGATGGGTTACACTTAGGAACGAATGCCAAAGCTGCCTTAGTCACTCGTGGCTTAACCGAAATGGTACGAATAGGTCAGACTTTAGGCGCAAAAACGGAAACATTTTATGGATTATCCGGTCTAGGGGACTTATTAGCAACCTGCAACAGCCCGTTAAGTCGCAATTATCAAGTTGGTTATCAATTAGCCAATGGAAAAACGTTGCCAGGAGTTATGGCAAATCTTCCAGGCACAGCCGAAGGTGTGAACACTTGTCGGGTATTAATGGAAATCGCCCAACAACAAGGCATTGCTATTCCCATTACCGAGCAAGTTTACCAACTGCTGGAAGGAGAAGTTACACCAAGACTTGCATTAGATAAACTGATGTTACGAGACATCAAGCCCGAATTTGATAATTTTCCTACAGAACAAATATGGTAA
- the cas12k gene encoding type V CRISPR-associated protein Cas12k (Type V-K CRISPR systems have also been known as with the large Cas12k protein, has also been known as type V-U5, and Cas12k as C2c5.): MSQITIQCRLVASESTRQQLWQLTAEKNTPLINELLSQIGKHPEFETWRQQGKHPTGIVKELCEPLKTDPRFIGQPARFYTSATASVNYIYKSWFALMKRFQSQLDGKLRWLEMLNSDTELVEASGVSLDILQTKSAEILAQFAPQNPAETQPAKGKKGKKSPNSDSDRNLSKNLFDGYSNTEDNLTRCAISYLLKNGCKISNKAENTDKFAQRRHKVEIQIQRLTEKLAARIPKGRDLTDTIRLETLFNATQTVPENETEAKFWQNILLRKSSQVPFPVAYETNEDMTWLKNQFGRICVKFNGLSEHTFQIYCDSRQLHWFQRFLEDQQIKKDSKNQHSSALFTLRSGRISWQEEEDKGEPWDVNHLTLYCSVYTRLWTEEGTNLVKEEKAEEIAKTITQTKAKGDLNDKQQAHLKRKNSSLARINNPFPRPSQPLYKGQSHILVGVSLGLENPATIAVVDGTTGKVLTYRNIKQLLGENYKLLNRQQQQKHLLCHQRHIAQRMSAPNQFGDSELGEYIDRLLAKEIIALAQTYKAGSIVIPKLGDMREQIQSEIQSKAEQKSDIIEVQKKYAKQYRVSVHQWSYGRLIANIQSQANKAGIAIEEGKQPIRASPQEKAKELAISAYQSRKA; encoded by the coding sequence ATGAGCCAAATTACTATTCAGTGTCGTTTAGTAGCCAGTGAATCTACCCGTCAACAGCTATGGCAGTTGACGGCAGAGAAAAACACGCCACTGATTAACGAACTACTGAGTCAAATTGGTAAACACCCAGAATTTGAAACATGGCGACAACAAGGTAAACACCCCACAGGTATAGTCAAAGAACTCTGTGAACCCTTGAAAACTGATCCGCGCTTCATCGGGCAACCTGCAAGGTTTTACACCAGTGCCACAGCATCAGTAAACTATATTTATAAATCCTGGTTTGCCTTAATGAAGCGGTTTCAGTCCCAACTAGACGGCAAACTGCGCTGGTTAGAAATGCTCAATAGTGATACTGAATTAGTAGAAGCCAGTGGAGTCTCCTTGGATATACTTCAGACTAAATCTGCCGAAATTTTGGCTCAATTTGCTCCCCAAAATCCTGCTGAAACTCAACCAGCGAAAGGTAAAAAAGGGAAAAAATCTCCAAATTCAGATAGCGATCGCAATTTATCAAAAAACTTATTCGACGGTTACAGTAATACAGAAGATAATTTAACTCGTTGTGCTATTAGTTATTTACTCAAAAATGGCTGTAAAATTAGCAATAAAGCAGAAAACACCGATAAATTCGCTCAACGTCGCCACAAAGTAGAAATCCAAATTCAACGTCTCACAGAAAAATTAGCCGCTCGAATTCCCAAAGGACGAGATTTAACCGACACCATAAGATTAGAAACTCTTTTTAATGCCACTCAGACCGTCCCTGAAAATGAAACAGAGGCGAAATTCTGGCAAAACATTCTGTTAAGAAAATCCAGTCAAGTGCCGTTTCCAGTCGCTTATGAAACCAACGAAGATATGACTTGGTTGAAAAATCAGTTTGGACGTATCTGTGTAAAATTTAATGGTTTAAGTGAGCATACATTTCAAATTTATTGTGATTCTCGCCAACTGCACTGGTTTCAACGCTTCCTAGAAGATCAACAAATTAAGAAAGATAGTAAAAATCAACATTCTAGTGCCTTATTTACTCTGCGTAGTGGTCGTATCTCTTGGCAGGAAGAAGAAGACAAAGGAGAACCCTGGGATGTTAACCATTTAACCCTTTATTGTTCTGTATATACTCGTCTGTGGACAGAAGAAGGAACAAACTTAGTCAAAGAAGAAAAAGCCGAAGAAATTGCCAAAACCATCACCCAGACAAAAGCCAAAGGTGATCTAAATGATAAACAACAGGCACATCTCAAACGCAAAAATTCCTCTCTAGCCAGAATTAATAACCCCTTCCCTCGTCCAAGTCAACCTTTATATAAAGGACAATCTCATATTTTAGTTGGTGTGAGTTTAGGTTTGGAAAACCCTGCCACAATTGCAGTTGTAGATGGTACAACTGGAAAAGTTTTGACATATCGCAACATTAAACAACTACTTGGTGAAAATTACAAACTACTCAATAGACAACAACAACAAAAACACCTATTATGCCACCAACGCCATATCGCTCAAAGGATGTCAGCACCAAATCAATTTGGCGATTCAGAGTTAGGAGAGTATATAGATAGATTACTAGCAAAAGAAATTATTGCACTTGCCCAAACATATAAAGCTGGCAGTATTGTTATCCCAAAGTTGGGAGATATGCGAGAGCAAATTCAGAGTGAAATTCAATCTAAAGCAGAACAAAAATCAGATATAATAGAAGTTCAAAAAAAATATGCCAAACAATACCGAGTTAGTGTCCATCAATGGAGCTACGGTAGATTAATTGCCAATATTCAAAGTCAGGCAAATAAAGCAGGAATCGCTATAGAGGAGGGAAAACAACCAATTCGAGCGAGTCCACAGGAGAAAGCCAAAGAATTAGCGATAAGTGCCTATCAATCCCGAAAAGCCTGA